In Pedobacter sp. W3I1, one DNA window encodes the following:
- a CDS encoding glutathione peroxidase: MISTILILLNLLVSPPKNVYDFSFKTIDGKEIKLSKFKGKKILIVNTASKCGFTPQYEDLEKLQKQYGKKVVLIGFPAGNFGGQEFSTNAEIKEFCTGKYNVSFLLAEKSSVKGDDISPLFKYLTSQTNTEEQGDIKWNFEKFLINEKGELVHRFRSKTKPTDEAIVKNL; the protein is encoded by the coding sequence ATGATCAGCACAATTTTAATCCTATTAAACTTATTGGTGTCGCCACCAAAAAATGTTTACGATTTCAGCTTTAAAACCATTGATGGTAAAGAAATTAAGCTATCGAAATTTAAAGGCAAAAAAATCTTAATTGTTAACACAGCTTCTAAATGTGGTTTTACCCCACAGTACGAGGATTTAGAAAAACTGCAGAAACAATATGGTAAAAAAGTGGTATTAATTGGTTTTCCGGCGGGTAACTTTGGTGGACAGGAGTTTTCTACCAATGCAGAGATTAAAGAATTTTGTACCGGGAAGTATAATGTTTCGTTTTTGCTTGCCGAGAAAAGTAGTGTTAAAGGTGATGATATCAGTCCTTTGTTTAAGTATTTAACTTCTCAGACCAATACTGAAGAGCAAGGCGATATTAAATGGAATTTTGAGAAATTCTTAATCAACGAAAAAGGAGAATTGGTACACCGTTTCCGCTCTAAAACAAAACCTACAGACGAAGCGATTGTTAAAAACTTATAG
- the topA gene encoding type I DNA topoisomerase — protein sequence MAKNLLIVESPAKAKTIEGYLGKDFLVKSSYGHIRDLVKGDMAIDIKNNFAQTYEVPADKKNIVAELKKLAKEAEMVWLASDEDREGEAISWHLFETLGLKVEKTKRIVFHEITKPAILKAIESPRGIDYNLVNAQQARRVLDRLVGFELSPVLWKKVKPSLSAGRVQSVAVRLIVDREREVLNFNSAAAYKITAQFSTGKGKEIVKAELPQRFENEADAEKFLQDCVNARFDITSLETRPAKRNPAAPFTTSTLQQEASRKLGFSVARTMQVAQRLYEAGKITYMRTDSVNLSETALNAAAAEIKSAYGDKYHQHRVYKTKSAGAQEAHEAIRPTYFDRHTVDGDISEKRLYDLIWKRSIASQMSEALFEKTTAQITASTRKEHLVAEGEVLKFDGFLKVYLESTDDEENEEKEGGAILPPLAKGQELFLKEMQATERYSRPPARYTEASLVKKLEELGIGRPSTYAPTISTVQNRGYVVKEDRDGKQRKFTSIILADGQVKKEIKSEITGAEKQKLFPTDIGEVVNDFLVEHFKGIVDFNFTAKVEKEFDEIAQGLQEWTKMLHSFYSPFHSEVETTLETAERATGERLLGLDPATGKNVYTKVGKFGPLVQIGELDEEEKPRYASLMRTQSVATITLDDALELFKLPFQLPDFEGKEVMIGVGRFGPYVKWGDSFISLPKNEDPLSVTYDRAVEIIKQKMDDDAPIAHYEGLGVTKGKGRFGPFIKWNDLFINIPAKGYDFDNLSQEDINTLIGKKVEKEANRFIKTWDAEKISIENGRWGPFIRFGKLMLKLRNNEATKQKYTPEELVDIDLEVVKKMIVEQVPNAFETKKKAPAKKKAPAKKAVAKKK from the coding sequence ATGGCCAAAAATTTATTAATCGTCGAGTCACCCGCAAAAGCTAAAACTATAGAAGGCTATTTAGGCAAAGATTTCCTGGTGAAATCTAGCTATGGCCATATCAGGGATTTAGTTAAGGGCGATATGGCGATTGATATCAAGAATAATTTTGCCCAAACTTACGAAGTGCCTGCCGACAAGAAAAACATTGTCGCCGAATTGAAAAAACTAGCTAAGGAAGCCGAAATGGTATGGCTAGCATCCGATGAGGACCGTGAGGGGGAAGCTATTTCGTGGCACTTATTCGAAACTTTAGGCCTAAAAGTGGAGAAAACAAAACGAATTGTTTTTCATGAAATTACCAAGCCAGCCATTTTAAAAGCAATTGAGAGTCCGCGTGGAATTGATTATAATCTGGTAAATGCCCAACAGGCACGCCGTGTATTAGATCGTTTGGTAGGTTTCGAACTTTCTCCGGTATTATGGAAAAAGGTAAAACCATCATTGTCTGCTGGCCGCGTACAATCAGTAGCCGTACGTTTAATTGTTGATAGAGAAAGGGAAGTTTTAAATTTTAATTCAGCTGCTGCCTATAAAATCACAGCTCAGTTTTCTACCGGCAAAGGAAAAGAAATCGTAAAAGCAGAATTACCACAACGTTTCGAAAATGAGGCTGATGCTGAAAAATTTCTACAAGACTGTGTAAATGCCAGGTTCGACATTACCAGTTTAGAAACAAGGCCGGCAAAACGTAATCCTGCTGCCCCGTTCACCACCTCAACCTTACAACAAGAAGCTTCCAGAAAATTAGGTTTTTCGGTAGCCAGGACTATGCAGGTTGCACAAAGACTGTACGAAGCAGGTAAGATTACCTACATGAGAACAGACTCTGTAAACTTATCAGAAACTGCATTAAATGCAGCTGCTGCTGAAATTAAATCTGCTTACGGCGATAAATATCACCAACATCGCGTTTATAAAACAAAATCGGCTGGTGCGCAAGAAGCTCACGAAGCCATCCGCCCGACATATTTCGACAGGCATACTGTAGATGGAGATATTTCAGAAAAACGTTTATATGATTTAATCTGGAAACGTTCTATTGCATCACAAATGAGTGAAGCTTTGTTCGAAAAAACTACTGCACAGATTACTGCTTCTACCCGCAAAGAGCATTTAGTTGCCGAAGGTGAAGTATTAAAATTCGATGGTTTCTTAAAAGTTTATCTGGAATCTACTGATGATGAAGAAAACGAAGAAAAAGAAGGGGGTGCCATTTTACCTCCTTTAGCCAAAGGACAAGAATTATTTTTGAAAGAAATGCAGGCGACAGAACGTTATTCACGTCCGCCGGCAAGATATACTGAGGCCAGTTTAGTTAAGAAATTAGAAGAACTGGGCATTGGCCGCCCGTCTACTTATGCACCAACCATTTCTACCGTACAAAACCGTGGTTATGTGGTTAAAGAAGATAGAGATGGTAAACAACGTAAGTTTACTTCTATCATTTTAGCTGATGGACAAGTAAAAAAAGAAATAAAATCAGAAATTACAGGTGCGGAGAAACAGAAACTCTTTCCTACTGATATAGGTGAAGTAGTAAACGATTTCCTGGTAGAACATTTCAAAGGTATCGTCGATTTTAACTTCACCGCTAAAGTAGAAAAAGAATTTGATGAAATTGCCCAGGGTTTACAAGAGTGGACTAAAATGCTGCACTCGTTCTATAGTCCTTTTCATAGTGAAGTAGAAACTACTTTAGAAACCGCTGAACGTGCTACAGGCGAGCGTTTATTGGGTTTAGATCCGGCAACTGGTAAAAATGTATACACCAAGGTTGGTAAATTTGGACCATTGGTTCAAATCGGAGAACTTGATGAAGAAGAAAAACCTCGCTATGCTAGCTTAATGCGCACACAATCTGTTGCAACCATTACTTTAGATGATGCGTTAGAGCTGTTTAAATTACCTTTCCAACTTCCTGATTTTGAAGGCAAAGAAGTAATGATTGGGGTTGGCCGTTTTGGACCTTACGTAAAATGGGGCGATAGTTTTATTTCGCTTCCTAAAAACGAAGACCCTTTATCGGTTACTTATGATAGAGCAGTTGAAATCATCAAACAGAAAATGGATGATGATGCACCAATTGCACACTACGAAGGTTTAGGCGTAACAAAAGGCAAAGGCCGTTTTGGTCCGTTTATTAAATGGAACGATCTATTTATCAATATTCCTGCTAAAGGATACGATTTCGATAACTTATCACAAGAAGATATTAATACCTTAATTGGCAAAAAAGTAGAAAAAGAAGCCAACCGTTTTATTAAAACCTGGGATGCTGAAAAAATATCTATCGAAAATGGCCGCTGGGGACCATTTATCCGTTTTGGTAAACTGATGCTCAAACTAAGGAATAACGAGGCTACCAAGCAAAAATATACACCAGAAGAATTGGTTGATATTGATTTAGAAGTGGTTAAAAAAATGATTGTTGAGCAGGTGCCTAACGCTTTCGAAACGAAGAAAAAAGCTCCGGCAAAGAAAAAAGCACCAGCTAAAAAGGCTGTAGCGAAGAAAAAATAG
- a CDS encoding nuclear transport factor 2 family protein, giving the protein MLKINVYGLFLCMVLDKFTASTSIQPDMIKKLLIFSSLLITANFCFAQKTNAEKEVNDAVNKLISLMINPDSLGLDKLLLNNLSYGHSSGKVQTKQEFMHSLLSGESDFVDINLTDQTVVIQNKTALVRHTLNAKTNDKNVPGNVKLYILLIWSKEKSGWKLLGRQAVKVP; this is encoded by the coding sequence ATGTTGAAAATTAACGTTTATGGTTTGTTCCTTTGCATGGTTTTGGATAAGTTTACAGCATCAACCTCAATACAACCAGATATGATAAAGAAACTCTTGATTTTTTCGAGCCTGTTAATTACAGCCAATTTTTGTTTTGCACAAAAGACAAATGCAGAAAAAGAAGTTAATGATGCTGTAAACAAACTTATTAGCCTAATGATTAATCCTGATAGCTTAGGCTTAGACAAGTTGTTACTTAACAATTTGAGTTATGGGCATTCGAGTGGAAAAGTACAAACCAAACAAGAGTTTATGCACTCATTACTTTCGGGCGAATCGGATTTTGTAGATATTAATTTAACTGATCAGACTGTTGTTATTCAGAACAAAACAGCTTTGGTGCGTCATACGCTAAATGCCAAAACCAATGATAAAAATGTTCCTGGAAATGTGAAGTTGTATATTCTTTTAATCTGGAGCAAAGAAAAGTCAGGCTGGAAATTGCTTGGCAGACAAGCGGTTAAGGTGCCTTAG
- a CDS encoding alpha-2-macroglobulin yields the protein MEQPSTYQSSSKKKFFFIGLLAVSIAAIVFIYFNRKKKNHEENQAYAKYIEAYTSGTISKKSFIRVHLANAATGMQDLGKADSRELFDFSPSISGKTYWIDPQTVEFRPDENLKPGKNYEATFKLAEVSATEKGLEDFDFEFKVITPGIILSQNGLVSQNNTALDYMKLTGEVATADVEETSKIEKTVSLDFDQKLKIKWEHDPAKNTSKFTIDSIKKTGNDQNLKIDWDGDAIDAEQKGEVEIRVPSINKFEILDMKAIQGEEDYALVQFSEPIGVGQDLTGMITLGNLSDLRYTIDASQVKVYAAEELKGNYALNVNAGVENINAKKLANGKMANLVFEDKLPAVTIAGNGTILPNSGKLVLPFEAINLKAVDVTVIKIYENNIPQFFQTNSYKDGNELRRVAKPILQKTVRLDEDKALNLHKKNRFTLDLDKMIHTEPGAMYRVTIAFRQEYNAYNCKTGEEKVGDGEEENEYGEYEGYGEKIDEDDDFWQRYNNYYPQNYKWSDKDNPCTPSFYTNQRWASRNLIASNIGLVAKRGNDNSMLIVATDLLTAKPLSGVNLELMDYQKQIIFTTKTDGDGFARFDLKRQPFLLIAKNGSERGYLKLDDGSSLPLSRFDVGGDVVQSGLKGFIYGERGVWRPGDSLFVSFVLEDKLKKLPANYPVTMEFYNPKGQLYKRLINGKPLNGFYTFKTATESTAPTGNWMAKVKAGGATFTKTLKIETVMPNRLKIDFNVGNKTYLSAGTSAATLSAKWLFGAVAQNLKAKVDVNLNTTETKFKGFEGFSFDNPTVNFESQVKTIFEGTLNQNGTAQINTNLNENNTAPGVLRANFTTKVFEPGGNFSIDNFSIPYHVYSSYLGIRPEKGDRLSGMLVTGKEHKIEIVNVNTDGKLLSGTKTVQVELYKTQWRWWWEQDDQYTYANFTQNQYNKLVESHQVNLFNGKGSWNLRVDEPEWGRYLILVRDVNGGHVTGKSVYVDWPGWAQREQGSNPTEASMLSFTANKEKFTVGEDITLTIPTGKNGRALISIENGSRVLKTFWVDTKAGQTQFKFKAEKEMAPNVFANITLLQPHAQTVNDLPIRMYGAIPLSVEDPQTILKPTIKMADKIKPETENTITVGEQNGKAMTYTIALVDEGLLDLTRFKTPDPHGAFYAREGLGVKTWDLFDYVLGAWGGNLERILSIGGDGSINKNLNPAKANRFKAVVKFMGPFTIGKGESKTHKFKLPQYIGAVRAMVVAGQDAAYGFAEKSVQVKKPLMVLATLPRVIGPGESFTLPVTVFATENNLKNVSVQLQASNLIVQGSNKQQLYYKQTGEQMTYFEVKAPNTVGIAKVKVIAQSGAEKTVYDVEMDIRNPNPYITNVVSATVQPHTKWAVNYLPIGMTGTNSGSLEVSSIPAINLGKRLGYLIQYPHGCIEQTTSGIFPQLFLDRLSPLNEQQKAKTEKNIKAGINRIKGFQTTDGGLSYWPGEGTSDEWGSNYAGHFLVEAQNAGYTLPVGLLDELLRYQKSKAANWAPNSNNFYGGDLSQAYRLYMLALAKKPEMAAMNRLKAFEYLSIAAKWRLAAAYKLAGQNDVAQNMIRGLDTSIQAYKQLGGTYGSDVRDEAMILETLTLLGQKAKAASLLQPLAAKLGENTWYSTQTTAYSLLAIAKFCGSNQSANKLQYQYVLDGKSAPVSSSQYINSTPVNFKGNAASVTNNGNNVLFVRLVLEGQPIAGQNNFLPNRPEVLDMSVSYKRLNGKVLDPTTLKQGTDFYAEVTVKNPGRMGYYEQMALTQIFPSGWEIINTRVNDNQSILASSPFTYQDIRDDRVFTYFNVREGETLVYKVLLNASYLGKYYLSAVQCEAMYNNDISATEAGKWVQVVK from the coding sequence ATGGAACAACCATCTACCTACCAGTCATCCTCCAAAAAGAAATTTTTCTTCATCGGATTACTTGCTGTTTCCATAGCAGCAATTGTATTTATCTATTTTAATAGAAAGAAAAAAAATCATGAAGAAAATCAGGCTTATGCAAAATATATCGAAGCTTATACCTCTGGAACCATTTCTAAAAAGAGTTTTATTAGAGTTCACCTGGCCAATGCGGCAACAGGTATGCAGGATCTAGGCAAAGCAGATTCGCGCGAACTTTTCGACTTCTCTCCTTCTATCTCGGGCAAAACCTATTGGATTGATCCACAAACTGTAGAATTTAGACCTGATGAGAACCTTAAACCCGGCAAAAACTACGAAGCTACATTCAAACTTGCAGAAGTTTCTGCCACAGAAAAAGGTCTGGAAGATTTCGATTTTGAATTTAAAGTGATTACGCCAGGGATCATACTTTCTCAAAACGGATTGGTTTCGCAAAATAATACCGCTTTAGATTACATGAAATTAACTGGTGAAGTGGCTACTGCTGATGTAGAAGAAACGAGCAAAATAGAGAAAACAGTTTCATTGGATTTTGATCAAAAGCTAAAAATCAAATGGGAGCACGATCCGGCAAAAAACACCTCAAAATTCACGATCGACAGTATAAAAAAGACCGGAAACGACCAAAATTTAAAAATAGATTGGGATGGCGATGCTATTGATGCAGAACAAAAAGGTGAAGTAGAAATCCGTGTTCCATCCATAAATAAATTTGAAATTCTGGACATGAAAGCCATTCAAGGCGAAGAGGATTATGCGTTGGTACAATTTTCTGAACCAATTGGCGTGGGTCAGGACTTAACAGGCATGATCACGCTTGGTAACCTGAGCGATTTGAGATACACCATTGATGCCAGTCAGGTTAAAGTTTATGCCGCAGAAGAGCTTAAGGGTAATTATGCGCTAAATGTAAATGCTGGGGTCGAGAATATTAATGCAAAAAAACTGGCTAACGGCAAAATGGCCAATCTTGTTTTTGAAGATAAATTACCAGCAGTTACCATTGCAGGTAATGGTACCATTTTACCCAATTCGGGAAAACTTGTTTTACCTTTCGAAGCTATTAATTTAAAAGCAGTTGATGTAACCGTAATCAAAATTTACGAAAACAACATTCCTCAGTTTTTTCAAACCAACAGCTACAAAGATGGAAACGAACTGCGCAGGGTGGCAAAGCCCATTTTGCAAAAAACAGTGCGTTTAGATGAGGATAAAGCGCTCAATCTCCATAAAAAGAACCGCTTTACGCTCGATCTTGATAAGATGATCCATACCGAACCAGGTGCAATGTACAGGGTTACCATTGCTTTCAGACAAGAATACAATGCTTACAATTGCAAAACCGGAGAAGAAAAAGTTGGTGATGGTGAAGAAGAAAATGAATATGGAGAATATGAAGGTTATGGCGAAAAAATAGATGAAGATGATGACTTTTGGCAGCGGTACAACAATTATTACCCACAAAATTATAAATGGAGTGATAAAGACAATCCATGCACGCCTTCATTTTACACCAACCAACGCTGGGCCAGTAGAAACCTAATTGCTTCGAACATTGGTTTGGTGGCCAAACGCGGCAACGACAACAGCATGCTCATTGTTGCTACTGATTTATTAACCGCAAAACCATTAAGTGGGGTAAACCTGGAATTAATGGATTACCAGAAACAGATCATTTTCACCACTAAAACCGATGGTGATGGTTTTGCAAGGTTTGATCTGAAAAGACAACCTTTTCTATTGATTGCCAAAAATGGTTCAGAACGTGGATACCTTAAATTGGACGATGGAAGCTCACTTCCATTAAGCAGGTTTGATGTGGGCGGCGATGTTGTTCAAAGTGGTTTAAAAGGCTTTATTTATGGAGAACGTGGCGTTTGGCGACCAGGCGACAGTTTATTTGTTTCTTTCGTTCTGGAAGACAAACTCAAAAAACTTCCGGCCAATTATCCGGTAACGATGGAATTCTATAATCCAAAAGGTCAGCTTTACAAAAGATTGATTAATGGCAAGCCTTTAAATGGATTCTATACCTTTAAAACCGCTACTGAAAGTACTGCTCCTACGGGTAACTGGATGGCGAAAGTTAAAGCGGGTGGTGCCACATTCACCAAAACCTTAAAAATCGAAACCGTTATGCCAAACCGTTTGAAAATTGATTTCAACGTGGGCAATAAAACATATTTAAGCGCAGGAACATCTGCCGCTACCCTATCGGCTAAATGGCTATTCGGTGCAGTTGCACAGAATTTAAAAGCAAAGGTTGATGTAAACTTAAACACCACCGAAACTAAATTTAAGGGCTTTGAAGGTTTTAGTTTCGATAATCCTACGGTTAACTTCGAATCGCAGGTTAAAACCATTTTCGAAGGTACATTAAACCAGAATGGTACGGCTCAGATCAATACCAATTTAAATGAGAACAATACCGCTCCAGGCGTATTAAGAGCAAATTTTACGACTAAAGTTTTCGAACCGGGAGGTAATTTCAGTATCGATAATTTCAGCATTCCTTACCACGTATACAGCAGTTATTTAGGTATCCGTCCGGAAAAGGGTGATCGTTTAAGCGGTATGCTAGTTACTGGGAAAGAGCATAAAATCGAAATTGTAAATGTAAATACCGACGGAAAACTTTTAAGCGGTACCAAAACCGTGCAGGTAGAATTATATAAAACACAATGGCGCTGGTGGTGGGAACAGGATGACCAGTATACCTATGCCAACTTTACCCAAAACCAATACAACAAACTAGTTGAAAGTCATCAGGTAAACTTATTCAACGGAAAAGGAAGCTGGAATTTACGTGTTGATGAACCAGAGTGGGGCCGTTATTTAATTTTGGTGCGCGATGTAAATGGTGGGCATGTTACAGGAAAATCGGTTTACGTAGATTGGCCAGGCTGGGCACAGCGCGAACAAGGCAGCAATCCAACAGAGGCCTCTATGTTATCTTTCACAGCCAACAAAGAGAAATTCACCGTTGGAGAAGACATCACGTTAACCATCCCAACAGGAAAAAACGGAAGAGCATTAATTTCTATTGAAAATGGAAGTCGCGTATTAAAAACCTTCTGGGTAGATACCAAAGCCGGACAAACGCAATTTAAGTTTAAGGCGGAGAAAGAAATGGCACCTAATGTTTTTGCCAACATTACTTTATTACAACCTCATGCACAAACGGTTAATGATTTACCGATCAGGATGTATGGTGCTATTCCACTCTCGGTAGAAGATCCGCAAACCATTTTAAAACCGACCATTAAAATGGCCGATAAAATTAAACCAGAAACCGAAAACACCATCACTGTGGGCGAACAGAATGGCAAAGCAATGACCTATACCATTGCCCTTGTAGATGAAGGTTTGCTGGACTTAACCCGATTTAAAACACCAGATCCACATGGCGCATTTTATGCCCGCGAAGGTTTAGGCGTAAAAACATGGGATTTGTTTGATTATGTGTTAGGTGCGTGGGGAGGAAATTTAGAACGTATTTTAAGCATTGGTGGTGATGGTAGCATCAACAAGAATTTAAATCCTGCAAAAGCAAACCGTTTTAAAGCGGTGGTTAAATTTATGGGACCATTTACTATTGGCAAAGGCGAAAGTAAAACACATAAATTTAAATTACCACAGTACATTGGTGCAGTAAGAGCTATGGTAGTTGCCGGACAAGATGCGGCCTACGGATTTGCAGAAAAATCAGTTCAGGTTAAAAAACCATTAATGGTTTTGGCTACTTTACCAAGGGTTATCGGTCCGGGAGAAAGTTTTACCTTACCAGTAACTGTTTTTGCAACAGAAAATAACCTTAAAAATGTATCTGTACAACTCCAGGCAAGTAATTTAATTGTTCAGGGCAGTAACAAACAACAACTTTACTACAAACAAACAGGCGAACAAATGACCTATTTTGAAGTTAAAGCGCCAAACACAGTGGGTATTGCCAAAGTAAAAGTGATTGCACAAAGTGGAGCTGAAAAAACTGTTTACGATGTGGAAATGGATATCAGAAATCCAAACCCATATATCACCAATGTGGTATCAGCAACTGTTCAGCCGCATACCAAATGGGCGGTAAACTATTTGCCCATCGGTATGACGGGAACAAATTCTGGTTCATTAGAGGTCTCTTCTATCCCTGCAATCAATCTTGGTAAAAGATTAGGGTACCTCATTCAATATCCACATGGCTGTATCGAGCAGACTACTTCAGGTATATTCCCTCAACTATTTTTAGATAGATTAAGTCCGTTGAATGAACAACAAAAAGCAAAAACAGAGAAAAACATTAAAGCTGGAATAAACCGAATTAAAGGCTTCCAGACTACAGATGGTGGTTTATCTTACTGGCCTGGAGAAGGTACTTCTGACGAATGGGGAAGCAACTATGCCGGTCATTTCCTGGTTGAAGCTCAAAATGCTGGTTATACCCTTCCCGTTGGGCTTTTGGATGAGTTGTTGCGCTATCAAAAATCAAAAGCGGCAAACTGGGCGCCAAACAGCAACAATTTTTACGGTGGCGATTTATCTCAAGCATACCGCTTATATATGCTGGCACTGGCTAAAAAACCAGAAATGGCAGCCATGAACCGTTTAAAAGCTTTTGAATACTTATCAATCGCTGCAAAATGGCGCTTGGCAGCTGCCTATAAACTGGCAGGGCAAAATGATGTTGCACAAAATATGATCAGAGGTTTAGATACATCCATTCAGGCTTACAAACAATTAGGTGGAACTTATGGTTCTGATGTTCGTGATGAAGCCATGATTTTAGAAACCCTGACCCTACTCGGTCAGAAAGCGAAAGCCGCAAGTTTATTACAGCCTTTAGCTGCCAAGCTAGGCGAAAACACCTGGTACAGCACCCAAACAACCGCTTACAGTTTGCTGGCTATCGCTAAATTCTGTGGTTCAAATCAATCGGCAAACAAACTGCAATATCAGTATGTACTGGATGGAAAATCAGCACCTGTAAGCTCAAGCCAATACATCAACAGTACGCCTGTAAACTTTAAAGGAAATGCGGCTTCGGTTACCAATAATGGCAATAATGTATTGTTTGTTCGGTTGGTTTTAGAAGGGCAGCCAATTGCTGGTCAGAACAATTTCTTACCCAACCGACCTGAGGTTTTGGATATGAGCGTGAGCTACAAACGTTTAAACGGTAAAGTTCTAGATCCGACAACTTTAAAACAGGGAACAGATTTTTATGCTGAGGTAACAGTAAAAAATCCTGGCAGAATGGGTTACTACGAACAAATGGCATTAACGCAGATTTTCCCTTCAGGATGGGAAATCATTAATACCCGCGTGAACGATAACCAAAGTATTTTAGCGTCTTCTCCGTTTACCTATCAGGATATCAGAGATGATCGTGTTTTCACCTATTTTAATGTAAGGGAAGGCGAAACTCTGGTTTATAAAGTATTGCTAAATGCATCTTACCTCGGTAAATACTATTTATCAGCCGTTCAATGTGAAGCGATGTACAACAATGATATTTCGGCAACTGAAGCTGGTAAGTGGGTACAAGTGGTGAAGTAG
- a CDS encoding transposase produces MSELKKLDIFAFVVMPNHIHTIWRTNELNGKETAQGSFLKYTAHEFKKLLSRNELMNYHTNVVNKNHEFWQRDPLAIYLYSPEVAYQKLDYLHNNPCSEHWQLATEPEDYLYSSASFYEKNETNYSFLKDLRLEF; encoded by the coding sequence TTGAGTGAATTAAAAAAACTTGATATTTTTGCCTTTGTTGTCATGCCAAATCATATTCATACCATATGGAGAACCAATGAATTAAATGGAAAAGAAACAGCACAAGGCTCATTTTTAAAATATACAGCACATGAGTTCAAAAAATTATTAAGTCGAAATGAACTAATGAATTATCATACAAATGTGGTTAATAAAAATCATGAATTTTGGCAGAGAGATCCATTAGCAATATATTTATACTCTCCAGAAGTTGCTTATCAAAAACTAGATTATTTGCACAACAACCCCTGTTCAGAACATTGGCAATTAGCAACAGAACCTGAAGATTATTTATATTCATCAGCTTCCTTTTATGAAAAGAACGAAACTAATTATTCCTTTTTAAAGGATTTAAGATTGGAATTTTGA